A stretch of the Serratia marcescens genome encodes the following:
- a CDS encoding MGMT family protein translates to MQPEDASFSQRVFHVVAAIPYGKVTTYGEVARLAGSPRAARQVGGVLRRLPEGSTLPWHRVINRHGQISQQGEDFQRQRQALLAEGIIFGPHSTVDFDRYGWRW, encoded by the coding sequence ATGCAACCAGAAGACGCCTCTTTCAGCCAGCGGGTATTCCACGTCGTGGCCGCCATTCCTTACGGCAAAGTCACCACCTACGGCGAAGTCGCCCGGCTGGCCGGCTCGCCGCGCGCCGCGCGTCAGGTCGGCGGCGTGCTGCGGCGTTTGCCGGAAGGCAGCACGCTGCCCTGGCACCGGGTGATCAACCGCCACGGACAGATATCGCAGCAGGGGGAGGATTTTCAACGGCAACGGCAGGCATTGCTGGCGGAGGGGATTATTTTCGGCCCGCACAGCACGGTCGATTTCGATCGCTACGGCTGGCGCTGGTAA
- the tomB gene encoding Hha toxicity modulator TomB, with protein sequence MDEYSPKRHDIAQLKFLCENLYDEGIATLGDSHHGWVNDPTSSVNLQLNELIEHIASFVMSYKIKYMDESDLSELVEEYLDDTYTLFSSYGINDSDLRRWQKTKARLFRMFSGEDICTTMKT encoded by the coding sequence ATGGATGAGTATTCGCCTAAGCGACACGACATTGCTCAGCTCAAATTCTTGTGCGAAAATTTGTATGATGAAGGTATCGCTACCCTGGGAGACAGCCATCATGGGTGGGTCAACGATCCGACGTCCTCCGTCAACCTGCAGCTTAATGAGTTGATCGAACATATCGCTTCGTTTGTGATGAGCTATAAAATTAAATACATGGACGAATCTGACCTGTCGGAGTTAGTCGAAGAATATCTCGACGATACCTATACGCTGTTCAGCAGCTACGGTATCAATGATTCCGACCTGCGCCGCTGGCAAAAAACCAAGGCGAGATTATTCAGAATGTTCTCAGGAGAGGACATCTGTACGACAATGAAAACTTAG
- the amtB gene encoding ammonium transporter AmtB, which yields MKRLLSMLGLSSVTLVPSLALAAPAVADKADNAFMMICTALVLFMTLPGIALFYGGLLRGKNVLSMLTQVTVTFALVCVLWVLYGYSLAFSEGNAVFGGFETAMLKGIGIDSVTGSISQMIHVAFQASFACITVALVVGGFAERIRFSAVLIFAIVWFTLSYLPIAHMVWGGGYLAADGALDFAGGTVVHINAASAGLIGAYLIGKRAGFGKEAFKPHNLPMVFTGASILYIGWFGFNAGSASAANGIAALAFLNTVVATAGAILSWTFAEWVLRGKPSLLGACSGMIAGLVAVTPAAGTVGVGGALIIGLVGGVAGLWGVVTLKKWLKVDDTCDVFGVHGVCGIVGCLLTGVFTASSLGGTGYAEGVTMGHQVWIQLVSVLITLVWSSVVAFIAFKIAGAMVGLRVPEEQEREGLDVNSHGESAYNQ from the coding sequence ATGAAAAGACTGTTATCCATGTTGGGCCTGAGTTCGGTAACCCTGGTTCCTTCTTTGGCCCTGGCCGCCCCGGCGGTCGCCGATAAGGCCGACAACGCCTTTATGATGATCTGCACCGCGTTGGTGCTGTTCATGACGCTGCCGGGCATCGCGCTGTTTTATGGTGGCCTGCTGCGCGGCAAAAACGTGCTGTCGATGCTGACGCAGGTCACCGTCACCTTCGCGCTGGTCTGCGTACTGTGGGTGTTGTATGGCTACAGCCTGGCGTTCAGCGAGGGCAATGCGGTGTTCGGCGGGTTCGAAACGGCGATGCTGAAAGGCATCGGCATCGACAGCGTCACCGGCAGCATCAGCCAGATGATCCACGTCGCCTTCCAGGCGTCCTTCGCCTGCATTACCGTGGCGCTGGTGGTGGGGGGCTTCGCCGAACGCATTCGCTTCTCGGCGGTGCTGATCTTCGCGATCGTATGGTTCACCCTGTCTTATCTGCCGATTGCGCACATGGTGTGGGGCGGCGGCTACCTGGCCGCCGACGGCGCATTGGACTTCGCCGGCGGCACCGTGGTGCACATCAACGCCGCCAGCGCCGGGTTGATCGGTGCCTACCTGATCGGCAAGCGCGCCGGCTTCGGTAAAGAGGCGTTCAAACCGCACAACCTGCCGATGGTGTTTACCGGGGCGTCCATCCTGTATATCGGCTGGTTCGGTTTCAACGCCGGCTCCGCCAGCGCGGCCAACGGCATTGCGGCCCTGGCATTCCTCAATACCGTGGTCGCCACTGCGGGCGCCATTCTCTCCTGGACCTTCGCCGAGTGGGTGCTGCGCGGCAAGCCTTCGCTGCTGGGCGCCTGCTCCGGCATGATCGCCGGGCTGGTTGCGGTGACGCCGGCGGCGGGCACCGTGGGCGTGGGCGGGGCGTTGATCATCGGCCTGGTGGGCGGCGTCGCCGGCCTGTGGGGCGTAGTGACGCTGAAGAAATGGCTGAAAGTGGACGACACCTGCGACGTGTTCGGCGTACACGGGGTGTGCGGCATCGTCGGCTGTCTGCTGACCGGGGTGTTCACCGCCTCTTCACTGGGTGGCACCGGCTATGCCGAAGGGGTGACGATGGGCCATCAGGTCTGGATCCAGCTGGTGAGCGTGCTGATCACGCTGGTATGGTCGAGCGTCGTCGCCTTTATCGCCTTCAAGATCGCGGGAGCGATGGTGGGTCTGAGAGTGCCGGAAGAGCAGGAACGCGAGGGGCTGGACGTCAACAGCCACGGCGAGAGCGCCTACAACCAATAA
- a CDS encoding metal ABC transporter ATP-binding protein — MITLRQLAIGYGTKPLFPPLSGQFTAGSLTAVVGVNGAGKSTLLKTFAGLLPPLGGCLSFSGGKPPRRAYLPQQAELDRQFPIAVSDLVAMGCWPQSGMFGGMNKRAASQVNEALANVGMSALARSPVGELSGGQLQRVLFARLLVQQAPLILLDEPFTGIDSATTQILLQAIAQLHRQGRTVIAVLHDMSMVAEHFPQALLLTPQACDWGAAERVLEQVPRYRAAERQPDLRAVAP; from the coding sequence ATGATTACCTTGCGTCAGCTGGCGATAGGCTATGGGACCAAGCCACTTTTCCCGCCGCTGAGCGGGCAGTTTACCGCCGGATCGTTAACCGCTGTGGTGGGCGTCAACGGGGCAGGTAAGTCGACGCTGTTGAAAACCTTCGCCGGATTGTTGCCGCCGTTGGGGGGCTGCCTGAGTTTTAGCGGCGGAAAGCCACCGCGCAGAGCTTATTTGCCGCAGCAGGCGGAGCTGGATCGGCAGTTCCCCATCGCGGTGAGCGATCTGGTGGCGATGGGCTGTTGGCCACAAAGCGGCATGTTCGGCGGCATGAACAAGCGTGCGGCGAGCCAGGTCAATGAGGCGCTGGCGAACGTTGGCATGAGCGCGCTGGCGCGTAGCCCGGTGGGCGAACTGTCCGGCGGCCAGCTGCAGCGGGTGTTGTTTGCGCGCCTGCTGGTCCAACAGGCGCCGCTGATTTTGCTGGATGAGCCTTTTACCGGCATCGACAGCGCCACCACGCAGATTTTGCTGCAGGCGATCGCGCAACTGCACCGGCAGGGGAGAACGGTGATCGCCGTGCTGCACGATATGTCGATGGTTGCCGAGCATTTTCCACAGGCGCTGTTGCTGACGCCGCAGGCTTGCGATTGGGGCGCGGCCGAGCGGGTGCTGGAACAGGTGCCGAGGTATCGTGCCGCCGAACGGCAGCCGGATCTGCGGGCGGTGGCGCCATGA
- the tesB gene encoding acyl-CoA thioesterase II, whose protein sequence is MSQALQNLLDLLDLEKIEEGLFRGQSEDLGLRQVFGGQVVGQALYAAKQTVPDERSVHSFHSYFLRPGDSSKPIVYDVETLRDGNSFSARRVSAIQHGKPIFYMTASFQSPEAGFEHQNLMPDVPPPEGLLSESEIAQKLAHMLPEKVREKFIGQKPIEMRPVKFHNPLKGSVEEPHRYVWFRANGSMPDDQRIHQYLLGYASDFNFLPTALQPHGVGFLEPGMQVATIDHSMWFHRPFRMDDWLLYAVESSSASGARGFVRGQIYTRDGVLVATTVQEGVIRQRDA, encoded by the coding sequence ATGAGCCAGGCATTGCAAAACCTCCTCGATCTGCTGGATCTGGAGAAAATCGAAGAAGGACTGTTCCGCGGCCAGAGTGAAGATCTGGGGCTGCGCCAGGTGTTCGGCGGACAGGTGGTCGGCCAGGCGCTGTACGCCGCCAAGCAGACGGTGCCTGACGAGCGCAGCGTGCATTCGTTCCACAGCTACTTCCTGCGCCCGGGCGACAGCAGCAAGCCTATCGTTTACGACGTGGAAACCCTGCGCGACGGCAACAGCTTCAGCGCACGCCGCGTCAGCGCCATCCAGCACGGCAAACCTATCTTCTATATGACCGCCTCCTTCCAGAGCCCGGAGGCAGGTTTCGAGCACCAGAACCTGATGCCGGACGTGCCGCCGCCGGAAGGGCTGTTGTCCGAATCAGAGATCGCCCAGAAGCTGGCGCATATGCTGCCGGAAAAAGTGCGCGAAAAATTTATCGGCCAGAAGCCGATCGAAATGCGCCCGGTGAAATTCCACAATCCGTTGAAAGGCAGCGTGGAAGAACCTCATCGCTACGTGTGGTTCCGCGCCAACGGCAGCATGCCGGACGATCAACGCATCCACCAATACCTGCTGGGCTACGCGTCGGACTTTAACTTCCTGCCGACCGCGCTGCAGCCGCACGGCGTCGGCTTCCTCGAGCCGGGCATGCAGGTGGCCACCATTGACCACTCCATGTGGTTCCACCGTCCGTTCCGCATGGATGACTGGCTGCTGTACGCGGTGGAGAGCTCCTCCGCCTCCGGCGCACGGGGCTTTGTACGCGGCCAGATCTATACCCGCGACGGCGTACTGGTCGCCACCACCGTGCAGGAAGGGGTGATTCGCCAGCGCGACGCCTGA
- a CDS encoding metal ABC transporter permease, with translation MMLWHGLIDPFLSFGFMRRALMACLALSLSAAPLGVFLLLRRMSLVGDALSHAVLPGAAIGYLISGMSLVAMGVGGFIAGLAVAMLSGLVSRRTPLKEDASFAGFYLGSLALGVTLVSLRGSSVDLLHVLFGSILAVDAQAMLMVGAIASVSLLALAALYRALVIESFDVTFLRVNAPRRLALIHGLFLSLVVVNLVAGFQILGTLMSVGLMMLPAASARFWARNLPQTLAVAMGIGALSSLIGLVWSYYASLPAGPAIVLSASVIFFVSILFGTRGGICAFARR, from the coding sequence ATGATGCTGTGGCATGGGCTTATCGATCCTTTTCTCTCTTTCGGTTTTATGCGCCGCGCGCTCATGGCGTGCCTGGCATTGTCGCTCAGCGCTGCCCCGCTGGGCGTGTTTCTGTTGTTGCGCCGCATGAGCCTGGTGGGGGATGCGTTATCCCACGCGGTGTTGCCGGGCGCGGCGATCGGCTATCTGATCTCCGGCATGTCGCTGGTGGCGATGGGCGTGGGCGGCTTTATCGCCGGACTGGCGGTGGCGATGCTGTCCGGCCTGGTGAGCCGCCGCACGCCGCTGAAAGAGGATGCCAGCTTCGCCGGGTTCTACCTGGGCTCACTGGCGCTGGGGGTCACGCTGGTCTCGCTGCGTGGCTCCAGCGTAGATCTGCTGCACGTGCTGTTCGGTTCGATCCTGGCGGTGGATGCCCAGGCGATGCTGATGGTCGGTGCGATCGCCTCGGTTTCGCTGCTGGCGCTGGCGGCGCTGTACCGCGCGTTAGTGATCGAATCCTTCGACGTGACTTTTCTGCGCGTCAACGCCCCGCGCCGGTTGGCGCTGATCCACGGCCTGTTTCTGTCGCTGGTGGTGGTCAATCTGGTGGCGGGATTCCAGATCCTTGGCACCCTGATGTCGGTGGGGCTGATGATGCTGCCCGCCGCCAGTGCGCGCTTCTGGGCGCGCAATCTGCCGCAGACGCTGGCGGTGGCGATGGGCATCGGCGCGCTTTCCAGCCTGATTGGGCTGGTGTGGTCCTATTATGCGTCGCTGCCTGCCGGCCCGGCGATCGTGCTCAGCGCCAGCGTCATCTTTTTCGTCTCGATCCTGTTTGGAACGCGCGGAGGCATTTGCGCCTTCGCGCGCCGTTGA
- the ykgO gene encoding type B 50S ribosomal protein L36 produces the protein MQVLSSLRSAKNRHPDCKVVRRRGRIYVICKSNPRFKAVQGRKKKR, from the coding sequence ATGCAGGTATTGAGTTCATTGCGTTCGGCGAAAAATCGCCACCCGGATTGCAAAGTCGTGCGTCGTCGTGGCCGCATCTATGTGATCTGTAAAAGCAATCCGCGATTCAAAGCGGTACAGGGACGTAAGAAAAAGCGTTAA
- a CDS encoding YbaY family lipoprotein, which yields MKLWQIVGGAAALTITLAGCAQKSADVPTQAAGNPAAAQTQIQGPAVTGSVNIRQRIALPPDAVLTVTLSDASLADAPSKVIAQRAVRTEGQQAPFNFTLPYNPSDIQPNARIILSAAVTVNGRLMFITDTIQEVVNRNGTRADLLLVPVQGVPIQAAPTAMQ from the coding sequence ATGAAACTCTGGCAAATCGTAGGCGGTGCCGCGGCACTGACGATCACGCTGGCAGGATGCGCGCAAAAGAGTGCTGATGTGCCTACACAGGCGGCCGGTAACCCGGCGGCTGCGCAAACGCAGATTCAGGGCCCGGCGGTGACAGGTTCGGTTAATATACGTCAGCGCATTGCGCTGCCGCCGGACGCCGTGCTGACGGTCACCCTCTCTGACGCCTCGCTGGCGGATGCGCCGTCCAAAGTGATTGCACAGCGCGCGGTACGCACTGAAGGGCAACAGGCGCCGTTCAACTTTACGCTGCCGTATAACCCGTCCGACATCCAACCGAATGCGCGTATCATTCTGAGCGCGGCGGTGACGGTCAACGGGCGACTGATGTTTATTACCGACACCATCCAGGAAGTGGTTAACCGCAACGGCACCCGTGCCGATCTGCTGCTGGTTCCGGTTCAGGGTGTGCCGATTCAGGCTGCGCCAACCGCCATGCAGTAA
- a CDS encoding type B 50S ribosomal protein L31 yields MKPGIHPDYRTVVFHDVSANAYFKVGSTIKTDRTIELDGESWPYVTLDVSSASHPYYTGKQKDYSKEGSTARFQQRFGRFIGNK; encoded by the coding sequence ATGAAACCCGGCATCCATCCCGATTACCGCACCGTGGTGTTCCACGACGTCAGCGCCAACGCCTACTTCAAAGTGGGATCGACCATCAAAACCGATCGCACCATCGAACTGGACGGCGAAAGCTGGCCGTATGTCACCCTTGACGTCTCTTCCGCTTCGCATCCGTATTACACCGGCAAGCAGAAAGACTATTCCAAAGAAGGCAGCACGGCGCGCTTCCAGCAGCGCTTTGGCCGCTTTATCGGCAATAAGTAA
- a CDS encoding metal ABC transporter substrate-binding protein: protein MKRLPISLAVAALLASPWAMAKTVDAVASFSILGDIVKQVGGDHVKVSTLVGPDGDPHSFEPSPQDGKKLAQADVVFVSGLGLEGWIDRLVSASGYKGQVITASQGISTRQMEEDGKPITDPHAWNSMKNGVQYATNVMNALIAADPEDANYFRQRGAEYIQQLQKLDLWAKTQFAAVPPQKRKVLTSHDAFGYFGQEYGVTFLAPVGFSTEAEASASDVAGLIKQIKQEKVNAYFIENQTDPRLVKQIAAATGAKAGGELYPEALSRAGGPAATYEQAFKHNVDALLSSMK, encoded by the coding sequence ATGAAACGTTTACCTATATCGCTGGCGGTTGCTGCTCTGCTGGCCAGCCCATGGGCGATGGCGAAGACCGTCGACGCCGTCGCCAGCTTTTCCATTCTGGGCGATATCGTCAAACAGGTGGGTGGCGATCACGTCAAGGTCAGCACGCTGGTGGGGCCGGATGGCGATCCGCACAGTTTCGAACCTTCGCCGCAGGACGGCAAGAAGCTGGCTCAGGCTGATGTGGTGTTCGTCAGCGGCCTGGGGCTGGAAGGGTGGATCGATCGCCTGGTCAGCGCTTCGGGTTATAAAGGGCAGGTAATCACCGCTTCACAGGGGATCAGCACCCGCCAGATGGAGGAGGACGGCAAACCGATTACCGATCCCCATGCCTGGAACAGCATGAAAAACGGCGTGCAGTACGCCACCAACGTGATGAACGCCCTGATTGCCGCCGACCCCGAGGATGCCAACTATTTTCGCCAGCGCGGAGCCGAATACATTCAGCAGTTGCAAAAGCTGGACCTGTGGGCCAAAACCCAGTTCGCCGCAGTGCCGCCACAGAAACGTAAGGTGCTGACCAGCCATGACGCTTTTGGCTACTTTGGGCAAGAGTATGGCGTCACCTTCCTTGCCCCGGTCGGATTTTCCACCGAGGCCGAAGCCAGCGCCAGCGACGTGGCGGGCCTGATCAAGCAGATCAAACAGGAAAAGGTTAACGCTTACTTTATCGAAAATCAGACCGATCCGCGGCTGGTGAAACAGATTGCCGCCGCCACCGGCGCCAAGGCGGGCGGCGAGCTGTACCCTGAAGCGCTCTCCCGCGCGGGCGGCCCGGCGGCCACCTATGAGCAGGCGTTCAAGCACAATGTCGACGCGCTGCTGAGCAGCATGAAGTAA
- a CDS encoding HHA domain-containing protein, producing MTKTDYLMRLRKCTTIDTLERVIEKNKYELSDDELELFYSAADHRLAELTMNKLYDKIPTSVWKYVR from the coding sequence ATGACTAAAACCGACTATCTGATGCGTTTACGTAAATGCACCACGATTGATACTCTCGAACGTGTTATTGAGAAAAATAAGTACGAGCTGTCCGATGATGAACTGGAGCTGTTTTACTCAGCGGCCGATCACCGTCTGGCCGAGCTCACCATGAACAAACTGTATGACAAAATCCCCACCTCCGTTTGGAAATATGTCAGATAA
- the sdeY gene encoding multidrug efflux RND transporter permease subunit SdeY: MAKFFIDRPIFAWVIAIIVMLAGVLAIMKLPIAQYPTIAPPAVSISANYPGADAKTVQDTVTQIIEQNMNGIDNLMYMSSTSDSSGSVTITLTFDSGTDPDIAQVQVQNKLSLATPLLPQEVQQQGLKVEKSSSSFLMVAGFVSDDPNMTQDDIADYVASNIKDPISRSSGVGEVQLFGAQYAMRIWLDPNKLNNYQLTTTDVTSAITEQNNQIAAGQLGGLPPVPGQQLNASIIAQTRLTSPEEFGKILLKVNTDGSQVRLRDVAHIERGAESYAVTARYNGKPAAGLGIKLATGANALNTAKGVKDELAKMAPFFPQGMKVVYPYDTTPFVKISINEVVKTLIEAIILVFLVMYLFLQNFRATLIPTIAVPVVLLGTFAILAAFGFSINTLTMFGMVLAIGLLVDDAIVVVENVERVMSEEGLPPKEATRKSMGQIQGALVGIAMVLSAVFVPMAFFGGSTGAIYRQFSITIVSAMALSVLVALILTPALCATMLKPIPKGDHGVKTGFFGWFNRMFEKSTHHYTDSVGNILRSTGRYLIIYLLIVVGMGLLFLRLPSSFLPDEDQGILLTMVQLPAGATESRTNKVLEEVSDYFLNKEKDNVVSVFTVAGFGFNGNGQNNGLAFVSLKDWGERPGAGNKVEAIAGRAMGAFSQIKEGLVFPFNLPAIIELGTATGFDFELIDQGGLGHEKLTEARNQLLGMVAQHPDVLVGVRPNGLEDTPQFKLIVDQEKAKALGVSITTINSTLSTALGGSYVNDFIDRGRVKKVYVQAEAPFRMLPEDINKWYVRGTSGQMVPFSAFSSAKWEYGSPRLERYNGLPSMEILGQAAPGKSTGEAMNLMEQLASKLPSGIGYDWTGMSYQERLSGNQAPALYAISILVVFLCLAALYESWSVPFSVMLVLPLGVIGALLAATMRGMNNDVYFQVGLLTTIGLSAKNAILIVEFAKDLMEKEGKGLIEATLEAVRMRLRPILMTSLAFILGVLPLVISSGAGSGAQNAVGTGVMGGMITATVLAIFFVPVFFVVVRRRFSKKNEDLEHSHPVEHH; encoded by the coding sequence ATGGCTAAGTTCTTTATAGACCGCCCAATTTTCGCCTGGGTAATCGCCATTATCGTCATGTTGGCGGGGGTGCTTGCAATAATGAAACTGCCTATCGCGCAGTATCCCACTATTGCACCGCCGGCGGTGAGTATTTCCGCCAACTACCCGGGCGCAGATGCCAAAACGGTGCAGGATACCGTCACGCAGATTATCGAACAGAACATGAACGGTATCGATAACCTGATGTACATGTCCTCCACCAGTGATTCCTCTGGTAGCGTCACCATTACCCTGACGTTTGATTCCGGCACCGATCCTGACATCGCGCAGGTTCAGGTCCAGAACAAACTGTCGTTGGCCACTCCGTTGCTGCCGCAAGAAGTTCAGCAACAGGGCCTGAAAGTAGAAAAATCCAGCAGCAGCTTCCTGATGGTGGCCGGCTTCGTTTCCGACGATCCGAACATGACTCAGGACGATATTGCGGACTACGTGGCGTCCAACATCAAGGACCCGATCAGCCGTTCGTCCGGCGTGGGTGAAGTGCAGCTGTTCGGTGCCCAGTACGCGATGCGTATCTGGCTGGATCCGAACAAGCTGAACAACTACCAGCTGACGACTACGGACGTGACCTCCGCCATCACCGAGCAGAACAACCAGATCGCCGCAGGCCAGCTGGGCGGCCTGCCGCCGGTGCCGGGGCAGCAGTTGAACGCCTCGATCATCGCGCAGACCCGTCTGACTTCGCCGGAAGAGTTCGGCAAGATCCTGCTGAAGGTGAATACCGACGGTTCCCAGGTGCGCCTGCGCGACGTCGCTCACATCGAGCGCGGCGCGGAAAGCTACGCGGTTACGGCTCGCTATAACGGTAAGCCTGCCGCCGGTCTGGGTATCAAACTGGCTACCGGTGCCAACGCACTGAACACCGCCAAAGGTGTGAAAGACGAGTTGGCCAAGATGGCGCCATTCTTCCCGCAAGGGATGAAAGTGGTTTATCCGTACGACACCACCCCGTTCGTTAAAATCTCCATCAACGAAGTGGTGAAAACGCTGATCGAAGCCATCATCCTGGTATTCCTGGTGATGTATCTGTTCCTGCAGAACTTCCGCGCGACGCTGATCCCAACCATCGCGGTGCCGGTGGTACTGCTGGGGACCTTTGCGATCCTTGCGGCGTTCGGCTTCTCGATAAACACCCTGACGATGTTCGGCATGGTGTTGGCGATCGGCCTGCTGGTGGATGACGCCATCGTGGTGGTGGAAAACGTCGAGCGCGTCATGTCCGAAGAGGGGCTGCCGCCGAAAGAAGCGACCCGCAAATCGATGGGCCAGATCCAGGGCGCGTTGGTGGGTATCGCCATGGTGCTGTCGGCGGTATTCGTGCCGATGGCGTTCTTCGGCGGTTCAACCGGCGCCATCTATCGCCAGTTCTCGATCACCATCGTGTCCGCGATGGCGCTGTCGGTGCTGGTGGCCTTGATCCTGACGCCGGCGCTGTGCGCCACCATGCTCAAACCGATCCCGAAAGGCGATCACGGGGTTAAAACAGGCTTCTTCGGCTGGTTTAACCGCATGTTCGAGAAGAGCACGCATCACTATACCGACAGCGTGGGCAATATCCTGCGCAGCACCGGTCGCTACCTGATCATCTACCTGCTGATCGTGGTTGGCATGGGCCTGCTGTTCCTGCGCCTGCCTTCCTCGTTCCTGCCGGACGAAGATCAGGGCATCCTGTTGACCATGGTGCAGTTGCCTGCCGGCGCCACCGAGTCCCGTACCAACAAAGTGCTGGAAGAAGTCTCCGACTACTTCCTGAACAAGGAAAAGGACAACGTGGTTTCGGTGTTTACCGTCGCGGGCTTCGGCTTCAACGGTAACGGCCAGAACAACGGCCTGGCATTCGTCAGCCTGAAAGACTGGGGTGAGCGCCCAGGGGCAGGGAACAAGGTCGAGGCGATCGCAGGCCGTGCCATGGGCGCGTTCTCGCAGATTAAAGAAGGCCTGGTGTTCCCGTTCAACCTGCCGGCGATTATCGAACTCGGTACCGCAACCGGCTTCGACTTCGAGCTGATTGACCAGGGCGGCCTGGGGCACGAGAAACTGACCGAAGCGCGTAACCAGCTGTTGGGCATGGTTGCTCAGCACCCGGACGTGCTGGTGGGCGTGCGCCCGAACGGCCTGGAAGATACGCCGCAGTTCAAACTGATCGTCGATCAGGAGAAAGCCAAGGCGTTGGGCGTCAGCATCACTACCATCAACAGCACGCTGAGCACCGCACTGGGTGGCTCGTACGTCAACGACTTCATCGACCGCGGTCGTGTGAAGAAGGTGTACGTACAGGCCGAGGCGCCGTTCCGTATGCTGCCGGAAGACATCAACAAGTGGTACGTGCGCGGTACCAGCGGCCAGATGGTGCCATTCTCCGCCTTCTCTTCGGCGAAGTGGGAATACGGCTCACCGCGTCTGGAACGCTATAACGGCTTGCCGTCGATGGAAATTCTGGGCCAGGCCGCACCGGGCAAGAGTACCGGTGAAGCGATGAACCTGATGGAACAGCTGGCGTCCAAACTGCCAAGCGGCATCGGTTACGACTGGACCGGCATGTCCTATCAGGAACGTCTGTCGGGCAACCAGGCGCCGGCGCTGTATGCCATCTCGATTCTGGTGGTGTTCCTGTGTCTGGCGGCACTGTATGAAAGCTGGTCTGTGCCGTTCTCGGTCATGCTGGTATTGCCGCTGGGGGTTATCGGTGCGTTGCTGGCCGCGACGATGCGCGGCATGAACAACGACGTGTACTTCCAGGTGGGGCTGCTGACCACCATAGGTCTGTCGGCGAAGAACGCCATCCTGATCGTGGAATTCGCCAAAGACCTGATGGAGAAAGAAGGCAAAGGCCTGATCGAAGCGACGTTGGAAGCGGTGCGTATGCGTCTGCGTCCAATCCTCATGACGTCTCTGGCCTTCATCCTCGGGGTTCTGCCGCTGGTTATCAGCAGCGGTGCGGGCTCCGGCGCACAGAACGCGGTAGGTACCGGCGTAATGGGCGGGATGATCACCGCCACCGTCTTGGCGATCTTCTTCGTACCGGTGTTCTTCGTGGTGGTTCGCCGCCGCTTCAGCAAGAAGAACGAGGACCTGGAACACAGCCATCCGGTAGAGCACCACTGA